A single genomic interval of Myxococcales bacterium harbors:
- a CDS encoding PAS domain S-box protein — protein sequence MKQSGSGLDQQTERRLVWLMAGRLFLALTSLVIAAGLDGIGRELSNEARNGIYWTVTFAFFAAVISGTSFERIRNPIRFATTQIAMDVAIVSLLVHFDGGRESVFTFLYVLVILYAALLFKSLVAIGAAGLSVVAYGVALITANEGWGLGSEAANSQIQLLRLFAVWVVQGGALFAVGALASLLSRELQRTGAALDQSIGDLRMLRDIHRSTVESIMSGLLTTDSEGKISSFNPEAERITGLRVDEVLGRDLEAVIPGAASVLKSFGGESPGAQARTRLSYQNRYGEKLHLGLADSILRGEDGTAQGHVVIFQDVTDVVAMEADLTRSERLAAVGELSANIAHEIRNPLASISGSIQILMSESNVDGESARLMGIVVRETDRLDHLITDFLSYARPAPTVRRPVEVDRLFSDLIDMIELTLPDNIKLKIDIKPGHWLDADANQLSQMLWNLCLNALQAMPEGGQLGISVGTWYEDSTQAAPASFRKESTEVSAADSGESNQQAGAMDARVGWLEIKISDTGCGISDEILADIFEPFFTTKQQGTGLGLSTVHRIVENHGGELQLESRLGEGTVFQIRFPGVEVAS from the coding sequence GTGAAGCAGAGTGGCTCGGGTCTGGATCAACAGACCGAGCGGCGGCTAGTCTGGCTGATGGCGGGGCGGCTCTTTCTCGCCCTGACCAGTCTGGTGATTGCGGCCGGTCTCGATGGTATCGGCAGAGAACTCTCCAACGAAGCTCGCAACGGCATCTACTGGACCGTGACGTTCGCGTTCTTTGCGGCCGTCATTTCGGGCACTTCGTTCGAGCGAATTCGCAATCCGATTCGCTTTGCCACAACACAGATTGCCATGGATGTCGCGATCGTCAGTTTGCTCGTCCACTTCGACGGCGGGCGGGAGTCGGTTTTTACTTTTCTCTATGTGCTGGTGATCTTGTACGCTGCTTTGCTGTTCAAGAGCCTCGTCGCGATTGGCGCTGCAGGCCTGAGCGTCGTCGCCTACGGAGTGGCGCTGATTACTGCGAATGAAGGCTGGGGCCTCGGTTCGGAAGCGGCGAACAGTCAGATTCAACTGCTGCGACTCTTTGCCGTATGGGTTGTGCAGGGGGGTGCGCTTTTCGCCGTTGGTGCACTCGCGAGCCTGCTCAGCCGAGAACTGCAGCGCACGGGTGCCGCCCTCGACCAAAGCATCGGGGATCTGCGAATGCTCCGCGATATTCACCGATCGACGGTGGAGAGCATCATGAGCGGGCTGCTGACCACCGATTCTGAGGGGAAAATCAGCTCGTTCAATCCCGAAGCCGAGCGCATCACGGGATTGCGGGTCGACGAAGTTCTCGGTCGAGACCTCGAAGCGGTAATTCCGGGCGCCGCCTCGGTACTGAAGAGCTTCGGGGGAGAGTCGCCGGGGGCCCAGGCGCGCACCCGGCTGAGCTACCAGAACCGCTATGGCGAGAAGCTCCACCTCGGCCTGGCCGACAGCATCTTGCGAGGGGAAGACGGCACTGCCCAGGGGCATGTGGTGATCTTTCAGGACGTCACCGATGTCGTTGCGATGGAAGCCGATCTGACGCGATCGGAACGGCTTGCCGCAGTGGGGGAACTTTCCGCAAATATTGCCCATGAAATACGAAATCCGCTGGCATCGATTTCCGGGTCGATCCAGATCTTGATGAGTGAGAGCAACGTCGATGGCGAGTCTGCGCGGCTGATGGGCATTGTCGTGCGGGAGACCGACCGACTGGACCATCTGATTACCGACTTTCTGAGCTATGCGCGGCCCGCTCCCACCGTGAGACGGCCGGTCGAAGTCGATCGACTCTTTTCCGACCTGATCGACATGATCGAATTGACGCTCCCCGACAACATCAAGCTCAAAATAGACATCAAGCCCGGACACTGGCTCGATGCCGACGCCAATCAGTTGAGCCAGATGCTCTGGAACCTGTGTCTCAACGCACTCCAGGCGATGCCCGAAGGCGGGCAGCTCGGAATATCCGTGGGTACGTGGTACGAGGACTCGACTCAAGCGGCTCCAGCTTCTTTCCGAAAGGAATCCACGGAGGTTTCTGCTGCCGATTCAGGGGAATCGAACCAGCAGGCCGGGGCTATGGACGCGAGGGTCGGCTGGCTCGAGATCAAGATTTCGGACACCGGTTGTGGCATTTCAGACGAGATCTTGGCCGATATCTTCGAGCCCTTTTTTACCACCAAGCAGCAGGGCACCGGGTTGGGACTGTCCACCGTACATCGAATCGTAGAGAACCACGGAGGTGAGTTGCAGTTGGAGAGTCGACTGGGCGAGGGGACGGTATTCCAAATCCGATTCCCGGGAGTCGAGGTAGCTTCATGA
- a CDS encoding sigma-54-dependent Fis family transcriptional regulator, producing the protein MTANARILIADDERSMQEFLEIFFRREGYDVTTASDVASATLCLESDDYDVLISDMQMPDGSGLDLLKVVRACGQDTVTIMITAFATTDSAITAMKEGAYDYITKPFKLDEVRLIVEKALEKKLLSTENQRLRSELRERNSKRTIIGTSPVMQKIFDFIEQVANTRINVLVSGASGTGKELVARAIHDQSDRCDGPFVAINCGAIPENLLESELFGHVKGAFTGAVSNKEGLFETANSGSLFLDEIGELSPQLQVKLLRVIQEKSIRRVGGTSDRNINVRVISATNRRLDEEVSAGRFREDLYYRLNVMEIPLPGLVERPEDIPLLVDHFIKKFSEELGREILSIDSDALDKLKHYEYPGNVRELENIIERAVALSRSSTITLASLPETLLRPAEISYSCQIPTEGVNLEDLVDNYERALLTEAMRNANGIKKRAAKLLGISFRSFRYRFEKLGLDQNDRERS; encoded by the coding sequence ATGACCGCGAACGCCCGTATTCTCATCGCTGACGACGAACGCAGTATGCAGGAGTTCCTCGAGATCTTCTTTCGTCGCGAGGGATACGACGTAACTACTGCGAGTGACGTGGCCAGTGCAACCTTGTGCCTGGAGAGCGACGACTACGACGTGCTGATCAGCGACATGCAGATGCCCGACGGTTCGGGTCTGGATCTGTTGAAAGTCGTTCGTGCCTGCGGCCAGGACACGGTGACGATCATGATCACCGCTTTTGCGACAACCGACAGCGCCATTACCGCGATGAAAGAGGGCGCCTACGACTACATCACCAAGCCCTTCAAACTCGACGAAGTGCGACTGATCGTTGAAAAGGCGCTGGAGAAGAAGCTGCTCTCGACTGAGAATCAGCGATTGCGGAGCGAACTACGCGAAAGAAATAGCAAGCGCACCATCATTGGTACCAGCCCAGTGATGCAGAAGATCTTCGATTTTATCGAACAGGTCGCCAATACTCGGATCAATGTGCTGGTCAGCGGCGCCAGTGGGACCGGCAAGGAACTGGTGGCTCGGGCCATTCACGACCAAAGCGATCGATGTGACGGGCCTTTCGTTGCGATCAATTGTGGTGCGATCCCGGAGAATCTGCTCGAGAGCGAATTGTTTGGACACGTCAAGGGAGCGTTCACCGGGGCGGTGAGCAATAAAGAAGGCCTCTTCGAGACGGCGAATTCCGGCTCGTTGTTTCTCGACGAAATTGGCGAACTCTCGCCTCAACTGCAGGTCAAACTGCTTCGGGTAATTCAGGAAAAGTCGATTCGGCGGGTTGGGGGCACGAGTGATCGCAATATCAACGTGCGCGTGATCTCCGCAACGAATCGGCGACTCGATGAAGAGGTGAGCGCTGGGCGCTTTCGTGAAGATCTCTACTACCGCCTCAATGTAATGGAAATTCCGCTGCCGGGGCTGGTCGAGCGCCCAGAAGACATCCCGTTGCTCGTAGATCACTTCATTAAAAAGTTCTCCGAAGAACTCGGCCGAGAGATTCTTTCGATTGACTCGGATGCACTCGACAAACTCAAGCACTACGAGTACCCCGGCAATGTGCGAGAACTCGAGAACATCATCGAACGCGCGGTGGCGCTGAGCCGCAGCAGTACGATTACCTTGGCGTCGCTACCCGAAACCCTGCTTCGCCCAGCCGAAATCAGTTATTCCTGTCAGATTCCCACCGAGGGCGTCAACCTCGAGGACCTCGTCGACAACTACGAGCGAGCCCTGCTCACCGAAGCCATGCGCAACGCGAACGGGATCAAGAAACGTGCGGCAAAGCTTCTTGGTATCTCGTTTCGCTCGTTCCGCTATCGCTTCGAAAAGTTGGGCCTGGACCAGAACGACCGCGAGCGATCGTAG
- a CDS encoding HAMP domain-containing protein — protein sequence MWPGRRVLSDFLASLSLVLILVTGLFVVSTGDIALAWITSVMSGNALVALLLTAGAAFAAVGGFLLRRRIVAPLRKLAVAAREIGNGTRGTRVRVEGDGEVAEVALAINEMTDALEQRSVELEKVVFELRDTNRSLRRARDGLDRAERLASVGSLAAGVAHEVGNPMGALLAFLDLAKRDSELSVKTREHLNRASEQGSRVREILRQLLDFSRPPRSVPMPVDLAAVARQTLGLVRAQSRYEEVEIEMDDGDCFVKAVGDESVVAQILLNLMLNACDAALDSAPPARVVVTLRLAPFVVRLGDVGDQGAARKSMDGIECEVADSGPGVLEEDRERVFDPFFTTKDPGVGTGLGLANAQKLAEELGGVVELKRTGPLAGAAFALRLPIEFALDTGVRGVD from the coding sequence GTGTGGCCCGGTCGCCGAGTGCTGTCCGATTTCCTGGCGAGCTTGAGCCTGGTGCTGATCCTCGTTACCGGCTTGTTCGTAGTCTCCACTGGGGATATCGCCTTGGCGTGGATCACGTCGGTGATGTCCGGAAACGCTCTGGTCGCACTTCTGCTCACAGCCGGTGCGGCCTTTGCAGCGGTGGGCGGATTCTTGTTGCGCCGGCGTATCGTCGCCCCCCTGCGGAAGCTTGCGGTTGCCGCCCGCGAGATTGGAAATGGCACGCGGGGAACGCGAGTGCGAGTCGAAGGCGACGGAGAAGTCGCTGAGGTCGCGTTGGCAATCAACGAAATGACCGACGCCCTCGAGCAGCGCAGCGTCGAACTGGAAAAGGTCGTCTTCGAACTTCGAGACACCAATCGCAGCCTGCGACGCGCTCGCGACGGATTGGACCGCGCGGAACGTCTCGCGTCCGTGGGCAGCCTGGCCGCCGGTGTGGCGCACGAAGTGGGCAACCCCATGGGTGCCTTGTTGGCTTTCCTGGATCTAGCCAAGCGCGACTCAGAGCTGAGTGTCAAGACCCGCGAACATCTGAATCGGGCGAGCGAACAAGGCTCTCGGGTGCGCGAGATTCTCCGCCAGTTGCTGGATTTTTCCAGACCTCCACGCTCGGTTCCGATGCCCGTAGATCTCGCTGCGGTCGCACGTCAGACCCTGGGATTGGTTCGCGCCCAGAGTCGCTACGAAGAAGTCGAAATCGAGATGGATGATGGGGACTGCTTTGTAAAGGCAGTGGGCGACGAAAGCGTTGTGGCCCAGATCCTGTTGAACCTGATGCTCAATGCCTGCGACGCCGCCCTCGACTCGGCCCCCCCAGCCCGGGTAGTCGTCACGCTGCGCCTGGCGCCCTTCGTCGTTCGCCTAGGGGATGTCGGGGACCAGGGCGCAGCCCGAAAATCCATGGACGGTATTGAATGCGAGGTGGCTGACAGTGGTCCCGGTGTTCTCGAGGAGGATCGCGAGCGAGTCTTCGATCCGTTCTTTACTACGAAGGATCCAGGGGTGGGGACGGGTCTGGGGCTAGCCAATGCACAGAAACTTGCTGAGGAACTCGGTGGAGTGGTCGAACTCAAGCGTACCGGGCCGCTTGCGGGTGCTGCGTTCGCCTTGAGATTGCCGATCGAGTTCGCGTTGGATACCGGTGTTCGGGGTGTGGACTGA
- a CDS encoding sigma-54-dependent Fis family transcriptional regulator — MPDRILIVDNDDALHESLELTLASEGYLIATATHAEAALARVDEFPIDVVLCDVRVPGLDGFDLLPQLARKLPGVPIVMMSTSGTADLATQAMQLGAYDYVAKPIQPSEVLLTLRNARERERLRRDKEQLKRDVNRALGERPIIAASSVMIELLEVVERTAAFKTAALLVGESGTGKEVIARAIHSQSSRRDAPFVTVGCGDIPEHLLESALFGHTKGAFAGANRARRGLFSEAEGGTLFLDEIAKLPQSLQAKLLRVLQEEEVRPVGDSKSFSIDVRVIAATSRDLNAAIEQGSFREDLYYRLNVMQLEIPALRDRKEDISLLCDHYLAHYRERLGKPVRSIADDALERLINYGWPGNVRELQNVIERSVILADGDRIGLPHLPTNVVEAESGGTQPDSKSYALRRARRMFEIELIRRALRETDGNRTHAAKLLEISHRALLYKLKDYGIRD; from the coding sequence ATGCCTGATCGGATCTTGATCGTCGACAACGACGATGCCCTGCACGAGAGCTTGGAGCTGACTCTGGCTTCGGAGGGGTATCTGATCGCGACGGCAACACATGCAGAGGCCGCCCTCGCGCGGGTCGACGAGTTCCCGATCGACGTCGTTCTATGCGATGTACGCGTGCCGGGGCTCGACGGCTTCGACTTGCTGCCCCAGCTCGCCCGCAAACTGCCCGGCGTACCGATCGTCATGATGTCCACCAGCGGAACCGCAGATCTTGCGACCCAGGCGATGCAACTCGGCGCCTACGACTACGTCGCAAAACCCATCCAGCCCTCAGAAGTCCTCCTCACCCTGCGCAACGCCCGGGAACGCGAGCGGCTGCGCCGCGACAAAGAACAACTCAAACGAGACGTCAACCGCGCTTTGGGAGAACGCCCCATCATCGCCGCGTCCTCGGTCATGATCGAATTGCTCGAGGTGGTTGAACGCACCGCGGCCTTCAAGACCGCCGCCTTGCTGGTGGGCGAAAGCGGAACCGGAAAAGAGGTCATCGCCCGGGCCATCCACAGTCAGTCCTCCCGTCGCGACGCACCCTTCGTGACCGTCGGCTGCGGCGACATTCCGGAGCATTTGCTCGAAAGCGCACTCTTTGGCCACACCAAGGGGGCCTTCGCCGGAGCGAATCGTGCACGACGCGGACTATTCTCCGAAGCTGAAGGGGGCACGCTCTTCCTCGACGAAATCGCCAAGCTCCCGCAGTCGCTACAGGCAAAACTTCTACGCGTCCTGCAAGAAGAAGAAGTCCGACCCGTAGGAGACAGCAAATCATTCTCGATCGATGTGCGAGTCATTGCCGCAACTTCTCGAGATCTCAACGCAGCCATCGAACAGGGATCGTTCCGCGAAGATCTCTACTACCGGCTCAACGTCATGCAACTTGAAATCCCGGCTCTGCGCGACCGCAAGGAAGATATTTCGCTGCTCTGCGATCACTATCTCGCACACTACCGAGAACGCCTCGGCAAACCAGTACGAAGCATCGCGGACGACGCCCTCGAGCGCCTGATCAACTACGGTTGGCCCGGAAACGTCCGCGAACTGCAAAACGTAATCGAGCGCTCAGTAATCCTCGCTGACGGAGACCGCATTGGACTCCCGCACCTTCCAACCAACGTCGTCGAAGCCGAATCAGGGGGAACGCAGCCAGATTCGAAGTCCTATGCCCTGCGGCGAGCGCGCCGAATGTTCGAGATCGAATTGATTCGACGCGCACTTCGCGAAACCGACGGCAATCGAACTCACGCCGCGAAGCTGCTGGAAATTAGCCACCGCGCTTTATTGTATAAGTTGAAAGATTATGGGATCCGGGACTGA
- a CDS encoding helix-turn-helix domain-containing protein: MRFCGGSVVPRNNVQRYRESLMMSKAELARKAGLSSLTIDRIEAGRPCRLDTKRKILLALGLRVSDKDQVFGMLAIAREERSVESAPETTVTVDDGRPLQ; encoded by the coding sequence ATGCGGTTTTGTGGAGGATCAGTGGTGCCCAGAAATAATGTACAGCGTTATCGCGAGAGCTTGATGATGAGCAAAGCCGAACTGGCTCGTAAGGCCGGACTTTCCTCATTGACGATCGATCGCATCGAAGCAGGTCGTCCCTGTCGACTGGATACGAAACGCAAAATCCTCCTCGCGCTGGGTCTTCGTGTATCGGACAAGGATCAGGTCTTTGGAATGCTGGCGATCGCCCGTGAAGAGCGAAGCGTCGAGTCGGCACCAGAGACAACTGTAACTGTAGATGACGGCCGCCCACTTCAGTAA